The Aphis gossypii isolate Hap1 chromosome 3, ASM2018417v2, whole genome shotgun sequence genome includes a region encoding these proteins:
- the LOC126550967 gene encoding uncharacterized protein LOC126550967 produces the protein MESQQDIHSQTKKVIYSVYNYLKVLATDKNFPEFAHFFRKTREVTAEACGVSVASVKRICVEGKKIEQDDKPITTSFKSPRKTYKRLKYATELDDFDNEVVRRTVHSFYDNHQFPTSAKILAAMREKTNYPGSKSSIKVLLKNLDFKYKRCNDGRKFLMERNDIVAARVKFLRKMHEFRRNNDSRPVVYLDETWVNQNHTRGYIWQNSDNTEGLKVPIGKGGRLIVCHAWSSSFGFVKNSKLVFRCKSGSSADYHSQMNATVFEQWFVDMLGNLEEPCIIVMDNAPYHSTLYEDYPKSNTKKADVQTWLQNKSIPFIPEETLCELREKVKLSMPKEKKYKLDQIAFQMGHEVVRLPPYHCQYNPIEMIWAQIKGEVAEKNHSFKIADVEVLVNNALDAVTKENWKKCGDHCDKIQDDDLVKEGLRDEILEPIILTINPDDSSSDDDDDDDDNF, from the coding sequence atggaaTCTCAACAGGATATTCATTCCCaaactaaaaaagtaatttatagtgTTTACAATTACTTAAAAGTATTGGCTACTGACAAAAATTTTCCTGAATTTGCTCATTTTTTCCGTAAAACTCGCGAAGTAACTGCCGAAGCATGTGGTGTTAGCGTTGCAAGTGTCAAGCGAATTTGTGtagaaggaaaaaaaatagaacaagATGACAAACCCATCACTACATCATTCAAGTCGCcaagaaaaacttataaacgGTTAAAGTATGCTACTGAACTAGATGATTTTGACAACGAAGTTGTAAGGAGAACCGTTCATAGCTTTTACGACAATCATCAATTTCCTACGAGCGCAAAAATATTGGCAGCAATGcgtgaaaaaacaaattatccgGGTTCAAAATCGTCCATTAAAgtccttttaaaaaatttagattttaagtataaaagatGTAATGATGGacgtaaatttttaatggagCGGAATGACATTGTTGCTGCTcgagtaaaatttttaagaaaaatgcaTGAGTTTCGACGTAACAACGATTCAAGGCCAGTTGTTTACTTGGATGAGACGTGGGTAAACCAAAACCACACACGTGGGTACATTTGGCAAAACTCAGACAATACCGAAGGACTCAAGGTACCAATAGGGAAGGGCGGTAGGCTCATTGTGTGCCATGCCTGGTCATCGTCATttggttttgttaaaaattccaaactgGTATTTCGGTGCAAATCTGGTAGTTCGGCAGACTACCACTCGCAGATGAACGCCACAGTGTTTGAACAATGGTTCGTCGATATGTTAGGTAATTTGGAGGAGCCATGTATTATAGTCATGGACAATGCCCCATATCATTCAACGTTATACGAAGACTACCCGAAGAGCAACACTAAAAAGGCAGATGTTCAAACATGGCTCCAAAACAAATCTATACCATTTATTCCCGAAGAAACATTGTGTGAATTGCGAGAAAAGGTAAAACTGTCGAtgccaaaagaaaaaaaatataaattagaccAGATAGCTTTTCAAATGGGTCATGAAGTAGTGAGACTGCCACCATATCACTGCCAATACAACCCCATCGAGATGATTTGGGCACAAATTAAGGGAGAAGTCGccgaaaaaaatcattcttttaaaatagcaGATGTCGAAGTATTGGTCAATAATGCCTTAGATGCGGTGACAAaagaaaattggaaaaaatgcGGTGACCATTGTGACAAAATTCAAGACGATGATCTGGTGAAGGAAGGGTTAAGGGACGAAATTTTGGAGCCTATCATTCTTACCATAAATCCCGACGACAGCTCAAGTGACGATGACGATGATGACGACGATAACttctaa